A single region of the Prochlorococcus marinus str. MIT 0917 genome encodes:
- the rimM gene encoding ribosome maturation factor RimM (Essential for efficient processing of 16S rRNA), translated as MVDKNKWMSIGEIVAPQGLKGDVRIKPSSDFPERFTKPGKRWVQKANELPTEINLKKGTLIPGKSIYVISIEGISNRSSAEEFIGWKLVIPFDSRPILNKDEYHYFDLIGLEARRGPKKTLIGYVTDLIKGGNDLLEIELVEGKKVLVPFVKEIVPEIEIKDKWLLINPPPGLLEL; from the coding sequence ATGGTCGATAAAAACAAATGGATGTCAATAGGAGAAATTGTTGCTCCGCAGGGGTTAAAAGGAGATGTTCGAATTAAACCTAGCAGCGACTTTCCTGAAAGGTTTACAAAACCAGGAAAACGATGGGTTCAAAAAGCTAATGAATTGCCCACTGAAATTAATTTAAAAAAAGGAACGCTTATTCCAGGGAAATCAATCTATGTAATTTCGATTGAGGGAATATCTAATAGGAGTTCAGCAGAGGAATTTATTGGTTGGAAATTAGTTATACCATTTGATAGCAGACCAATTTTGAATAAAGACGAATACCATTACTTTGATTTAATCGGTTTAGAGGCGAGAAGAGGCCCAAAAAAGACCCTAATTGGTTATGTAACTGACTTAATCAAAGGAGGGAACGACCTTCTAGAGATAGAGTTAGTAGAAGGTAAGAAAGTTTTGGTACCTTTTGTTAAAGAAATTGTCCCAGAAATAGAAATCAAAGACAAATGGCTGCTAATCAATCCACCTCCTGGATTATTGGAACTCTAA
- a CDS encoding NAD(P)H dehydrogenase subunit NdhS has protein sequence MNDLKEPILPGAMVTVFNQDSIYNGYEGFVQRISGDKAAVLFEGGNWDKLLTLPLKDLVKS, from the coding sequence ATGAATGATTTAAAAGAGCCTATTCTACCTGGGGCAATGGTAACTGTTTTTAACCAAGATTCAATTTACAATGGTTATGAAGGGTTTGTTCAAAGAATAAGTGGTGATAAAGCGGCAGTGCTTTTTGAAGGAGGTAATTGGGATAAATTATTAACACTACCTTTAAAAGATTTAGTGAAAAGCTAA
- the rnc gene encoding ribonuclease III yields the protein MKISNQRVEEIINFIKGLNFDQKYKNEFTNENIKNIFYINESLTHSSANSEINYENFEFLGDAVLRLIASDYIKNKYRYMKVGERSELRSHLVSDQWLEEVGKKIEIKNVLLIGKKALNDKSAKATIQAEATEALIGALYESLTILEPIKNWLIPFWDEKSKEILADPHKKNYKSALQELTQSKGLSIPVYKTIEIDKQHGNPKRFFCTVYIKNRLIAKGLGKSIKQAEKDAAGKALERFQNNMIDQ from the coding sequence AAAGAGTAGAAGAAATAATTAACTTTATTAAAGGTCTAAATTTTGATCAGAAATATAAAAATGAATTTACAAATGAAAATATAAAAAATATTTTTTATATTAATGAATCACTAACTCATAGTTCAGCAAATAGTGAAATTAATTACGAAAACTTTGAATTTCTTGGAGATGCAGTTTTACGACTTATTGCATCAGATTATATAAAAAATAAATATCGATATATGAAAGTAGGAGAAAGATCTGAACTTCGTTCACATCTTGTAAGTGATCAATGGCTAGAAGAAGTTGGTAAAAAAATAGAAATCAAAAATGTATTACTTATTGGAAAAAAAGCCCTTAATGATAAATCAGCAAAGGCAACTATTCAAGCAGAAGCAACTGAAGCATTAATAGGAGCTTTATATGAAAGTCTCACTATTTTAGAGCCTATAAAAAATTGGCTTATTCCATTTTGGGATGAAAAGAGTAAAGAAATCCTAGCTGATCCTCATAAGAAAAATTACAAATCAGCACTTCAGGAATTGACTCAAAGCAAAGGCTTATCAATTCCCGTATACAAAACAATTGAAATTGACAAACAGCATGGCAATCCAAAACGATTTTTTTGTACTGTATATATTAAGAATCGACTAATTGCTAAAGGTTTGGGGAAATCAATAAAACAAGCAGAAAAAGATGCCGCAGGCAAAGCCTTGGAACGTTTTCAGAATAATATGATTGATCAGTAA